One segment of Clostridium ljungdahlii DSM 13528 DNA contains the following:
- the rfbB gene encoding dTDP-glucose 4,6-dehydratase, translated as MKTYLVTGGAGFIGSNFIHYMLKKYSDIKIINYDKLTYAGNLENLKSISKNSNYIFIQGDICDREKLQQLFQKYDIDYVINFAAESHVDRSIRDPEVFVKTNVLGTVALLDTAKNAWTVEDGFKEGKKYLQVSTDEVYGSLGKEGYFTEKTPLDSHSPYSSSKASADLMVKAYFDTYKMPVNITRCSNNYGAYQFPEKLIPLVINNCLNKRDIPVYGDGLNIRDWLYVEDHCKAIDMVINSGQCGEVYNIGGHNERTNIHIVKTIISYIHDNVDSSVGENLIKYVEDRKGHDRRYGIDPTKIKDELGWYPETKFEDGIVKTIKWYLDNKDWMDNVTSGDYKKYYEKMYKNK; from the coding sequence ATGAAAACATATTTAGTAACGGGAGGAGCAGGCTTTATTGGCTCCAACTTTATTCACTATATGCTTAAAAAGTATTCAGATATAAAAATAATAAACTATGACAAGCTAACCTATGCAGGTAATCTTGAAAACTTAAAATCTATATCTAAAAACTCTAACTATATCTTCATTCAAGGAGACATATGTGACAGGGAAAAACTTCAACAGCTATTTCAAAAATATGATATAGATTATGTAATAAATTTTGCAGCAGAATCTCATGTAGACAGGAGCATAAGAGATCCTGAAGTATTTGTAAAAACAAATGTTCTAGGTACTGTGGCACTTTTAGATACTGCTAAAAATGCGTGGACTGTAGAAGATGGTTTTAAAGAAGGTAAAAAATATCTTCAGGTTTCTACAGATGAAGTCTATGGTTCCCTTGGGAAAGAAGGATATTTTACGGAAAAAACCCCTCTTGATTCTCACAGCCCTTATTCTTCAAGCAAAGCTTCTGCTGATTTGATGGTAAAGGCATATTTCGACACCTATAAAATGCCTGTAAATATAACCAGGTGCTCCAATAACTATGGTGCCTATCAATTCCCAGAAAAACTCATTCCCCTTGTTATAAATAACTGCTTAAATAAAAGAGATATTCCCGTGTACGGTGATGGACTTAACATAAGAGATTGGCTTTATGTAGAAGATCACTGCAAAGCTATAGACATGGTTATAAATAGTGGCCAGTGCGGTGAAGTTTATAACATAGGCGGACATAATGAGAGAACAAACATTCATATAGTTAAAACAATAATTTCATATATACATGACAATGTAGATTCTTCTGTAGGTGAAAATCTTATAAAGTATGTAGAAGATAGAAAAGGACATGACAGGAGATATGGCATTGATCCTACAAAGATTAAGGATGAACTTGGTTGGTATCCTGAAACTAAATTTGAAGATGGTATAGTGAAAACTATAAAGTGGTATTTGGATAATAAAGATTGGATGGATAATGTAACCTCTGGAGATTATAAGAAATACTATGAGAAAATGTATAAAAACAAATAA
- the tnpA gene encoding IS66 family insertion sequence element accessory protein TnpA, whose amino-acid sequence MDVQKTTQDYRMNKWIKTIRECMDSGENVSSWCRNNGIKTNSYYYWLRKIRAAACKALPSINHQEQIVPMDMSKISNAISTDTDYVSSETSQADVIVHLGSAVLEIHNSASESLIQNVIKVLKNVG is encoded by the coding sequence ATGGATGTACAAAAAACAACACAGGATTATAGAATGAATAAATGGATTAAGACTATACGTGAATGCATGGACAGTGGAGAAAATGTATCTTCTTGGTGCAGGAATAATGGAATTAAGACAAACAGTTATTACTACTGGTTAAGGAAAATACGTGCGGCTGCCTGTAAAGCACTGCCTTCAATAAACCATCAGGAACAAATAGTTCCAATGGATATGTCCAAAATATCTAATGCCATCTCTACAGATACAGATTATGTTTCTTCAGAAACATCTCAAGCTGATGTTATTGTCCATTTAGGCTCTGCAGTACTTGAAATTCACAACAGTGCCTCGGAGAGTTTAATTCAGAATGTTATAAAGGTGCTCAAAAATGTTGGGTGA
- the tnpB gene encoding IS66 family insertion sequence element accessory protein TnpB (TnpB, as the term is used for proteins encoded by IS66 family insertion elements, is considered an accessory protein, since TnpC, encoded by a neighboring gene, is a DDE family transposase.): MLGDISKAEKVYIATGYTDMRKSIDGLAAIVQQNFELNPFQNSLFLFCGRKRDRMKALYWEGDGFVLLYKRLENGRFQWPQDAQAVKCITPREFRWLLEGLSLNQPKAVKKVDVQNAL, from the coding sequence ATGTTGGGTGATATTTCAAAAGCAGAGAAGGTATATATTGCAACTGGATATACAGATATGAGAAAATCCATTGATGGACTTGCTGCAATTGTACAGCAGAATTTTGAGCTGAATCCATTCCAAAATAGCTTATTTTTGTTCTGTGGTCGGAAAAGAGACAGAATGAAGGCATTATATTGGGAGGGTGATGGCTTTGTACTTCTTTATAAAAGATTAGAAAATGGACGTTTTCAGTGGCCCCAGGATGCACAGGCAGTAAAATGCATAACTCCCCGGGAATTTCGGTGGCTCCTGGAAGGACTGTCATTGAATCAGCCGAAGGCTGTAAAAAAGGTAGATGTACAAAATGCCCTCTAG
- a CDS encoding glycosyltransferase family 2 protein — protein sequence MEIEPLVYIIILNYNGYKDTIECVNSLKKINYKNYKIVIVDNNSTDESEKILKEKFNQCIIIQTGKNLGYAGGNNVGIRYAVKNNSDYICILNNDVIVEKCFLEELVKYLYSNHNTAMVGPMICEYSNKRVIQSTGAIVNLYKGSVPSLNSGKMEDVVNQKVIKCDYIGGACILVRKEILDEIGLIPENYFLFFEETEWCLKAKKMGYDIVCYCNAKVNHKGSASINKVSGLSEYFMHRNRVVFEKRNANLIQLICFYVYLFLQTIYKIVLKKQSLNILKYYIDGLLNRVDERYSFVHIGKIMR from the coding sequence ATGGAGATTGAACCGTTAGTTTATATAATCATATTAAATTATAATGGATATAAAGATACCATTGAGTGTGTTAACAGTTTAAAAAAAATAAATTATAAAAATTATAAGATTGTAATAGTTGATAATAATTCCACTGATGAATCAGAGAAGATATTAAAAGAAAAGTTTAATCAATGTATAATTATACAAACTGGAAAAAATCTAGGTTATGCTGGTGGTAATAATGTTGGTATAAGGTATGCAGTAAAAAATAATTCTGATTATATATGTATTTTAAATAATGATGTTATAGTTGAGAAGTGCTTTTTAGAAGAACTTGTTAAATATTTGTATAGCAATCATAATACAGCTATGGTTGGACCAATGATTTGTGAATATAGTAATAAAAGAGTTATTCAATCTACAGGTGCTATAGTTAATCTTTATAAGGGGAGTGTACCATCTTTAAATTCTGGTAAGATGGAAGATGTGGTAAATCAAAAAGTAATAAAATGCGATTATATAGGTGGGGCATGTATTTTAGTTAGAAAAGAAATATTAGATGAAATAGGATTAATTCCTGAGAATTATTTTCTATTTTTTGAAGAGACTGAATGGTGCCTAAAAGCAAAAAAAATGGGCTATGATATTGTATGTTATTGTAATGCAAAGGTTAATCATAAAGGATCAGCATCAATTAATAAAGTATCAGGTTTAAGTGAATATTTTATGCATAGAAATAGAGTTGTTTTTGAAAAAAGAAATGCTAATTTAATTCAGTTAATTTGCTTTTATGTATATTTATTTTTACAAACAATATATAAAATTGTATTAAAAAAGCAAAGCTTAAATATTTTAAAATATTATATAGATGGTTTATTAAATAGGGTTGATGAAAGATACAGTTTTGTTCATATAGGAAAAATAATGAGGTAG
- the tnpC gene encoding IS66 family transposase → MYTKNEILELKNRIIQLEKENKTLHETVEFLTHKLFGRSSEKTSVIAGQINLFNEVETESKPSAPEPTLQEVANYRRKKFNGQRAELLKDIPHDTVICGLEEDERFCEKCGTSLVSIGSEFIRTELEFIPAKVRVIDYYRESYECRKCRKEGLPYIEKSPMPYPVVQHSMASPSTVAHIMYEKFVDALPLYRQEKEWESLGVKLSRATMSNWIMVAARDWLIPLTKLMHQKLIEEKYVHADETPVQVLMEPGRKNASESYMWVYSTYAGSQTPIRLFDYKPSRSGNCPQKFLKGFKGYLHTDCYSGYNKVPEVIRCLCWTHLRRYFVEALPKDIKSPEATLPAIGIDFCNKLFSEEKLLVNLTPEERKTKRLETEKPILEAFWSWANSIKQSCLPKSRLGKAVDYAVKNKEGFMNYLMDGNCAISNNLSENSIRPFTIGRKNWLFSGSPRGAEASAAVYSIIETAKANGLEPYSYLKFLFKNLPGVQFEAHPEFLDEYLPWDQWVQSSCKKKA, encoded by the coding sequence ATGTATACCAAAAATGAAATTTTAGAGCTTAAAAATCGCATAATACAACTGGAGAAGGAGAATAAAACTCTCCATGAGACAGTTGAATTTTTAACACACAAGTTATTTGGCAGGAGCAGTGAAAAAACATCTGTAATTGCAGGTCAGATAAACCTTTTTAATGAAGTAGAAACAGAAAGCAAGCCGTCTGCGCCAGAACCAACATTACAAGAAGTAGCAAACTACCGACGTAAGAAATTCAATGGACAACGGGCAGAACTTCTAAAAGATATTCCCCATGATACAGTAATTTGTGGTCTTGAAGAAGACGAACGTTTCTGTGAAAAATGTGGAACATCTCTAGTAAGCATTGGCAGCGAATTTATTCGCACAGAATTAGAATTTATTCCAGCAAAAGTTCGTGTTATTGACTATTACCGGGAATCTTACGAATGTAGGAAATGCAGAAAAGAAGGATTGCCTTATATAGAGAAATCACCAATGCCGTACCCTGTAGTACAGCATTCAATGGCTTCACCATCTACGGTTGCCCATATCATGTATGAGAAATTTGTAGATGCCCTTCCACTATACCGTCAGGAGAAAGAATGGGAGTCACTGGGGGTAAAGCTAAGCCGTGCAACAATGAGTAACTGGATTATGGTTGCAGCTAGAGATTGGCTGATACCACTTACAAAATTGATGCACCAGAAACTTATTGAAGAAAAATATGTGCATGCAGATGAGACACCTGTACAGGTACTTATGGAACCTGGAAGGAAAAACGCATCTGAATCCTATATGTGGGTATACAGTACGTATGCAGGTAGTCAGACACCTATAAGGTTGTTTGATTACAAGCCTTCAAGAAGTGGAAATTGTCCACAAAAATTTTTAAAAGGTTTTAAAGGATACCTTCATACCGACTGTTATAGTGGGTACAATAAAGTACCTGAAGTAATAAGATGCCTGTGCTGGACACATCTTAGAAGGTATTTTGTTGAAGCACTTCCGAAAGACATAAAAAGTCCAGAAGCTACACTTCCGGCAATAGGAATTGACTTTTGCAATAAACTCTTTTCAGAAGAAAAACTACTTGTGAATCTTACACCTGAGGAGCGAAAAACGAAGCGTCTTGAAACGGAAAAACCGATTCTTGAGGCCTTTTGGAGCTGGGCTAATTCTATAAAACAGAGCTGTCTTCCAAAATCAAGGCTCGGTAAGGCAGTAGATTATGCAGTAAAGAATAAAGAAGGATTTATGAACTATCTGATGGATGGAAATTGTGCTATTTCAAACAACCTATCAGAAAATAGCATAAGACCATTTACGATAGGAAGAAAAAACTGGCTTTTCAGTGGAAGTCCAAGGGGAGCTGAAGCCAGTGCAGCAGTTTATAGTATAATTGAAACTGCTAAAGCTAACGGCCTTGAGCCCTATAGTTATCTCAAGTTTTTGTTTAAAAATTTACCAGGTGTTCAATTTGAAGCACATCCAGAATTCCTGGATGAATACCTGCCATGGGACCAATGGGTTCAATCTTCATGCAAAAAGAAAGCATAA
- a CDS encoding glycosyltransferase codes for MNFVTIFPETENFHLTKDVGMIGYILYRYYGYNSKIVCYKNSESYDYLDNEVKGLKIDFIKKITGSPTKDVLIYLIKNAKKIDILHMFHITSNRNFYWILIYKLLNPKGRVYLKLDADYRIKKFDFNKKGLKGFIKRWLIKKCKLVSIETKVLYEYVNNNWGINIEYIPNGFYDNGIRNKVSYNEKENIICTVGRIGTNQKATEVLLEGFKMAASKIGGWKLKIIGPIEAEFKNYINKFYENNLDLKEKVIFTGPIYDKKVLESEYRKSKIFCLTSRYEGFPLVFLEAIKNGCYIISSDFEASFDITNNKKYGDIFSIDNAFELTQCFSKMCTYENKIKENCDKVQNYAYEKFYWPTICKQIDILLRR; via the coding sequence ATGAATTTTGTAACAATTTTTCCAGAAACAGAAAACTTTCATTTAACGAAAGATGTAGGGATGATAGGGTATATTTTGTACAGGTATTATGGGTATAATTCTAAAATAGTTTGCTATAAAAATAGTGAAAGCTATGATTATTTGGATAATGAAGTAAAAGGATTAAAAATTGATTTTATAAAAAAGATAACAGGTAGTCCAACCAAAGATGTGCTGATATATCTAATAAAAAATGCGAAAAAAATAGATATATTACACATGTTTCATATAACATCTAATAGAAATTTTTATTGGATATTAATTTATAAACTTTTAAATCCCAAGGGAAGAGTTTACTTAAAGCTTGATGCAGATTATAGAATAAAGAAATTTGATTTTAATAAAAAAGGTTTAAAGGGATTTATAAAAAGATGGTTGATAAAAAAATGTAAATTAGTAAGTATAGAAACAAAAGTTTTATATGAATATGTAAATAATAACTGGGGAATTAATATTGAGTATATTCCTAATGGGTTTTATGATAATGGCATAAGAAATAAAGTTAGTTATAATGAAAAAGAAAATATTATTTGCACAGTTGGAAGAATAGGTACTAATCAAAAGGCAACAGAAGTTTTATTAGAAGGCTTCAAAATGGCTGCTAGTAAAATAGGGGGATGGAAATTAAAGATTATTGGACCTATAGAAGCTGAATTTAAAAATTATATAAATAAATTTTATGAGAACAATCTTGACTTAAAAGAAAAAGTAATATTTACAGGACCTATTTATGACAAAAAAGTGTTAGAAAGTGAATATAGAAAATCAAAAATATTTTGCTTAACATCAAGGTATGAGGGTTTTCCATTAGTATTTTTAGAAGCAATTAAAAATGGTTGCTATATTATTTCTTCTGATTTTGAAGCATCATTTGATATAACAAATAATAAAAAGTATGGAGATATATTTTCTATAGATAATGCATTTGAATTGACACAATGCTTTTCTAAAATGTGTACTTATGAAAATAAAATTAAAGAAAATTGTGATAAGGTTCAAAATTATGCTTATGAAAAATTTTATTGGCCAACTATATGTAAGCAAATAGATATATTACTTAGAAGATAG
- a CDS encoding ATP-binding protein — translation MQLMKFSDQCVHSIKIAYFEGSDKSVFKDRREYYGSLLKQLSDSYEYIDLLNKTKATFVGLDRIDKRDYPPGAIREALLNSIVHREYSFSGSTLINIYDDRMEFISLGGLVPGLSIESIMLGVSQPRNEKLANLFYRLKLIEAYGTGIAKIVSSYKESNIQPTIRAADGAFQVMLPNLNYTSNKDNIEKGAGASNSYNPQFQAILDVMRNQGSITRRQALNIVSDKLPGV, via the coding sequence ATGCAGCTAATGAAATTCTCTGATCAATGTGTACATTCTATAAAAATTGCTTACTTTGAAGGTTCGGATAAAAGTGTTTTTAAAGACCGTAGAGAATATTATGGTTCATTGTTAAAGCAGCTCTCTGATTCCTATGAATATATTGATTTATTGAATAAAACAAAGGCAACTTTTGTAGGATTAGATAGAATTGATAAAAGAGATTATCCACCAGGAGCTATCCGTGAGGCCTTGTTAAATAGTATTGTACATAGAGAGTACTCATTTAGTGGAAGTACGCTTATTAATATTTATGATGATCGTATGGAATTTATATCTCTTGGAGGACTTGTTCCTGGATTATCAATTGAATCCATCATGCTTGGTGTGTCACAACCTAGAAATGAAAAACTTGCAAATTTATTTTACCGCTTAAAACTCATCGAGGCATATGGTACAGGTATTGCTAAAATAGTATCAAGCTATAAAGAGAGCAATATTCAGCCTACAATTAGAGCAGCAGATGGTGCATTTCAAGTTATGCTTCCCAATTTAAATTATACATCTAATAAAGATAATATTGAGAAAGGGGCCGGAGCTTCCAATTCTTATAATCCTCAGTTTCAAGCAATATTAGATGTGATGAGAAATCAGGGGAGCATTACCAGACGTCAAGCACTAAATATAGTAAGCGATAAACTACCCGGTGTATAA
- the rfbA gene encoding glucose-1-phosphate thymidylyltransferase RfbA, protein MRKGIILAGGSGTRLYPMTKAISKQIVPIYDKPMIYYPLSVLMLAGIRDILIISTPRDMGTFKELFGDGSQLGLHFQYEVQYEPKGLAEAFIVGEKFIGNDDVVLVLGDNVFHGYGFTERLKAASDRQDCSTIFGYHVSNPKDFGVVEFDKDFNVISIEEKPSKPKSDYAVPGLYFYNNDVVDIAKNIEPSPRGELEITDVNNEYLKRGKLKVELFGRGMAWLDTGTPQGLLNAANFVEAVQTRQGLYIACIEEIAYRQGYIDDKQLIKLAEPLKKVAYGKYILSLLDRKHY, encoded by the coding sequence ATGAGAAAAGGTATAATACTGGCGGGAGGATCTGGAACCAGGCTTTATCCTATGACTAAGGCAATATCAAAACAGATTGTTCCAATATATGATAAACCTATGATTTATTATCCACTTTCTGTGCTTATGCTAGCAGGAATACGTGATATACTTATTATATCAACACCAAGGGATATGGGTACATTTAAAGAACTTTTTGGTGATGGAAGTCAGCTTGGACTTCACTTTCAGTATGAAGTGCAGTATGAGCCAAAAGGACTTGCGGAAGCATTTATAGTTGGAGAAAAATTTATTGGAAATGACGATGTAGTTCTTGTTTTAGGGGATAATGTATTTCATGGATATGGCTTTACTGAAAGATTGAAGGCTGCTTCAGACAGGCAGGATTGTTCAACTATTTTTGGATATCATGTAAGCAATCCTAAAGATTTTGGTGTAGTGGAATTTGATAAAGATTTTAATGTTATTTCCATAGAGGAAAAACCTTCAAAGCCAAAATCCGATTATGCAGTGCCGGGACTCTATTTCTACAATAATGATGTGGTGGATATAGCAAAGAATATAGAGCCTTCTCCAAGGGGAGAACTTGAAATTACAGATGTAAATAATGAGTATTTAAAAAGAGGTAAACTTAAAGTAGAACTCTTTGGAAGAGGAATGGCCTGGCTTGATACTGGAACTCCCCAGGGACTTTTAAATGCTGCTAATTTTGTGGAAGCTGTTCAGACAAGACAGGGACTTTACATAGCTTGCATAGAGGAAATTGCATATAGACAAGGATACATAGATGATAAGCAGCTGATAAAGCTGGCAGAGCCTCTTAAAAAAGTTGCTTACGGAAAATATATTTTAAGTTTACTTGATAGAAAACATTATTGA
- a CDS encoding sugar transferase: protein MVKSMEKYEKSAGYHFLKRIMDIILSFIGIIAFFPIMFVVAVTIKLDSKGPIIFSQARVGKNGKIFKMYKLRSMTHDAEQLLDNLQHKNEMTGPIFKIKQDPRITRVGRFIRKTSIDELPQLFNVIKGEMSLVGPRPNLPKEVAKFTSQQKIKLLAKPGLTCYWQVMGRSSIDFDEWMKLDLKYIKDRSTLLDIKLIFKTLGVFFGDKNAS from the coding sequence ATGGTGAAAAGTATGGAGAAATATGAAAAAAGTGCTGGCTATCATTTTCTTAAGAGAATTATGGATATAATTTTGTCTTTTATTGGAATTATTGCCTTTTTTCCTATTATGTTTGTAGTGGCAGTTACAATTAAGCTTGATTCTAAAGGCCCTATTATATTTTCACAGGCTAGGGTGGGAAAAAACGGTAAAATTTTCAAAATGTACAAGCTAAGGTCTATGACCCATGATGCAGAACAACTTTTGGACAACCTTCAACATAAGAATGAAATGACAGGACCTATATTTAAAATAAAACAAGATCCAAGGATTACAAGAGTGGGAAGGTTTATAAGAAAAACCAGTATTGATGAGCTTCCACAGTTGTTTAATGTGATAAAAGGTGAAATGTCACTGGTAGGTCCGAGACCTAATCTTCCGAAAGAAGTTGCAAAATTTACTTCTCAGCAGAAAATTAAACTTTTAGCAAAGCCAGGTCTTACATGTTACTGGCAAGTTATGGGCAGAAGCAGCATTGATTTTGATGAATGGATGAAACTAGATTTGAAATACATAAAGGACAGGAGCACGCTTTTAGATATAAAGTTAATATTTAAAACTTTAGGTGTATTTTTTGGAGATAAAAATGCAAGTTAA
- the rfbD gene encoding dTDP-4-dehydrorhamnose reductase, giving the protein MKVLITGGKGQLAGQLRKILVSGKSEIGALDKVYSDAEVRFPNKRELDITKLADVRNFVTDYAPSIIINCAAYTNVDKCETDFESALKVNSLGARNLALASQNTKIRLIHISTDYVFNGRGTVPFREYDLPDPVSVYGKTKLLGEQYIKENCSRYFIVRTSWLYGLYGKNFVYTILKAAKERGHLDVVNDQRGNPTNAEDLAYHILKLALTDEYGVYHCTGNGECSWYDFACKIVDYAGIDCTVSPMTSENLNRAAKRPEFSSLDNMMLRCTIGDNMRHWKDALKSFIQKLYKNE; this is encoded by the coding sequence TTGAAAGTATTGATTACAGGAGGAAAAGGTCAGCTTGCTGGGCAGCTTCGAAAAATTTTGGTTAGTGGAAAATCTGAAATAGGAGCACTTGATAAAGTTTATTCTGATGCTGAAGTGCGATTTCCCAACAAGAGAGAATTGGATATAACTAAATTAGCTGATGTCAGAAATTTTGTAACTGATTATGCACCGAGCATAATTATAAATTGTGCTGCCTATACCAATGTGGATAAGTGCGAAACTGATTTTGAAAGTGCCCTTAAGGTGAATTCTTTAGGAGCTAGAAATTTAGCATTAGCTTCACAGAATACAAAAATAAGACTTATACATATTTCTACTGATTATGTTTTTAACGGCAGAGGTACTGTTCCTTTTAGGGAATACGATCTACCTGATCCTGTTAGTGTTTACGGAAAGACTAAACTTTTGGGGGAGCAGTATATTAAAGAAAATTGCAGCAGGTATTTTATAGTAAGGACGTCCTGGCTATATGGCTTATATGGGAAAAATTTTGTATACACTATATTAAAAGCTGCAAAAGAAAGAGGACATTTAGATGTGGTAAATGACCAGAGAGGTAATCCTACTAATGCTGAAGATTTAGCCTACCACATTTTAAAGCTTGCTCTTACTGATGAATATGGTGTATATCACTGCACTGGTAATGGGGAGTGCAGCTGGTATGATTTTGCCTGTAAAATTGTGGACTATGCTGGTATAGACTGCACTGTATCTCCTATGACTTCGGAGAATCTCAATAGAGCAGCTAAAAGACCGGAATTTTCTTCACTTGATAATATGATGCTCCGATGTACTATTGGTGATAACATGAGGCACTGGAAAGATGCACTTAAATCATTTATACAAAAATTGTATAAGAATGAATAA
- a CDS encoding mannose-1-phosphate guanylyltransferase/mannose-6-phosphate isomerase, protein MKIIILAGGSGTRLWPLSRDRYPKQFIKLQGDKPSLFQETFKRSLLLAQLNDIYIVTNEKYKFLVMGSVEELGYEYSKTNIIVEPEAKNTLPAIYAGVYEIAKKSSDTVVVFPSDHMITKGQEFANIIKNSEPLTIDSIITFGIKPDNPNTGYGYIAPGNQKLNGYEVKEFKEKPEAEIAATYVDEGYYWNAGIFMFNTEIFINEVKHYAPNIYNAFDSSNNVKEAFSKIDEKISIDYGIMEKSKNVAVAPVDIGWNDLGSFDSFYEVFDKDENNNISDGDNVLIDSKDNYIYSEKGKLVTAVGVNDLIVVDNRDALLICKKDQSQKVKKIVQTLKERNDSRVEYHVQDYRPWGSYKVLEEEKNSFKIKRIKVSQGKKLSYQMHYHRSEHWIVVKGMAKMTIDDVERLVPAGESIFIKPGQKHRLENPGKVPLEIIEVQMGNYLEEDDIVRFEDDYGRK, encoded by the coding sequence ATGAAAATAATAATTCTAGCAGGTGGAAGTGGGACAAGGCTGTGGCCCCTTAGTCGTGATAGATATCCAAAACAATTTATTAAATTGCAAGGTGATAAGCCATCCTTGTTTCAGGAAACCTTTAAGAGAAGTTTATTATTAGCACAATTGAATGATATATATATAGTAACAAACGAAAAGTATAAATTTTTAGTAATGGGTTCTGTTGAAGAACTAGGTTATGAATATAGTAAAACTAACATCATTGTTGAACCTGAAGCTAAAAATACTCTGCCTGCAATTTATGCAGGTGTTTATGAAATAGCTAAAAAGAGTAGTGATACAGTAGTTGTTTTTCCTTCTGACCATATGATTACAAAAGGTCAGGAATTTGCAAATATTATTAAAAATTCAGAACCGTTAACCATTGATTCAATTATAACCTTTGGCATTAAACCTGATAATCCAAACACTGGCTATGGATACATTGCACCGGGAAATCAAAAATTAAATGGCTATGAAGTAAAAGAATTTAAAGAAAAACCGGAAGCTGAAATTGCTGCAACCTATGTGGATGAAGGGTATTATTGGAATGCAGGAATATTTATGTTTAACACTGAGATTTTTATAAACGAAGTAAAGCATTATGCTCCAAACATATACAATGCTTTTGACAGCAGCAATAATGTAAAAGAAGCTTTTAGTAAAATAGATGAAAAAATTTCAATAGACTATGGTATTATGGAAAAAAGTAAAAATGTTGCTGTTGCACCTGTGGATATAGGTTGGAATGATCTTGGCAGCTTTGATTCCTTTTATGAAGTCTTTGATAAAGATGAAAATAATAACATATCCGATGGTGATAATGTACTCATTGATTCAAAGGACAATTACATATATTCAGAAAAAGGCAAGCTAGTAACAGCAGTAGGTGTCAATGATTTAATTGTAGTAGATAATAGGGATGCTTTGCTCATTTGCAAAAAAGACCAGTCACAAAAGGTAAAGAAAATTGTACAAACCTTAAAAGAGAGAAATGATAGTAGAGTAGAATATCATGTTCAAGATTATAGGCCTTGGGGTAGTTATAAAGTTCTAGAGGAAGAGAAAAATTCCTTTAAAATCAAGAGAATCAAAGTGAGTCAGGGTAAAAAGTTAAGCTATCAGATGCATTATCATAGAAGTGAGCATTGGATAGTTGTTAAAGGAATGGCCAAAATGACAATAGATGATGTAGAAAGGCTGGTACCTGCAGGAGAAAGTATTTTCATAAAACCTGGTCAAAAGCACAGACTTGAGAATCCAGGGAAGGTACCTCTTGAGATTATTGAAGTTCAGATGGGCAACTATCTAGAGGAAGATGATATTGTAAGATTTGAAGATGATTATGGAAGAAAATAA
- the rfbC gene encoding dTDP-4-dehydrorhamnose 3,5-epimerase, translating into MGKFNFVKTEIKGVYVIETGIFGDNRGYFMETYNYNEFKASGLDMVFVQDNQSKSKKGVLRGLHFQKNYSQGKLVRVVKGKVFDVAVDLRDGSSTYGKWVGVTLSEENKKQFYIPKGFAHGFLVLSDEAEFCYKCTEFYHPEDEGGIIWNDTDINIKWPLEGIDNIIFSEKDKLWPTLKEYK; encoded by the coding sequence ATAGGTAAATTTAATTTCGTAAAAACAGAAATAAAGGGAGTATATGTAATAGAAACAGGAATTTTTGGAGATAACCGCGGCTATTTTATGGAAACATATAATTATAATGAATTTAAGGCATCAGGTCTTGATATGGTCTTTGTCCAAGATAATCAGTCCAAATCAAAAAAAGGGGTTTTAAGAGGACTTCATTTCCAAAAGAATTATTCTCAGGGAAAATTGGTGAGAGTGGTAAAAGGAAAGGTATTTGATGTTGCTGTAGATTTACGAGATGGATCTAGTACCTATGGAAAGTGGGTAGGAGTTACACTGTCTGAGGAAAATAAGAAACAGTTTTACATTCCAAAGGGATTTGCCCACGGTTTTTTGGTACTTTCAGATGAAGCGGAATTTTGCTATAAATGCACTGAGTTTTATCATCCTGAAGATGAGGGGGGCATTATATGGAATGATACTGACATAAACATAAAATGGCCTCTTGAAGGAATTGATAATATTATTTTCTCTGAAAAGGATAAGTTGTGGCCTACACTTAAAGAGTATAAGTAG